The following are encoded together in the Arcticibacterium luteifluviistationis genome:
- a CDS encoding carbonic anhydrase family protein: protein MKAHTKETQATMTPQKSLDYLKEGNGRFQNNLKANRNLLEQVNDTSDGQFPFATILSCIDSRVSAELVFDQGLGDIFSIRIAGNFVNPDILGSMEFGCKLAGTKLVVVLGHTACGAIKGACDDAKLGNLTGMLAKIKPAVEAIVEPKDASQRNSKNMEFVDNVSAKNVLLTIENIRKDSPVLAEMESNGEIKIVGAMYDINTGEVVFYE from the coding sequence ATGAAGGCACATACGAAAGAGACACAGGCTACCATGACGCCTCAAAAGTCATTGGACTACCTTAAAGAAGGAAATGGTAGGTTTCAAAACAATTTAAAAGCAAATAGAAACTTACTAGAGCAGGTAAATGATACGAGTGACGGTCAATTTCCGTTTGCCACTATCCTAAGCTGCATTGATTCAAGAGTTTCTGCTGAGCTGGTTTTTGACCAGGGTTTAGGAGATATTTTCAGCATACGTATCGCTGGTAATTTTGTCAATCCTGATATACTCGGTAGTATGGAGTTTGGTTGTAAACTGGCCGGAACTAAGCTAGTAGTGGTATTAGGACATACAGCTTGCGGTGCCATAAAAGGAGCATGTGATGATGCTAAACTTGGTAATCTAACAGGTATGTTAGCTAAAATAAAACCTGCGGTAGAGGCCATAGTTGAGCCGAAAGATGCAAGCCAGCGTAACTCAAAAAATATGGAGTTTGTAGATAATGTATCTGCGAAAAATGTACTGCTAACTATTGAGAATATAAGGAAAGATAGTCCGGTATTAGCGGAAATGGAATCCAATGGCGAGATTAAAATAGTAGGTGCCATGTATGATATTAATACTGGAGAAGTGGTGTTTTACGAGTAG
- a CDS encoding FG-GAP repeat domain-containing protein, translating into MAGNKISLKTGFKRHLVLIIAFMPLFFSCVNDEDETEKPGTEIAPTGFSGKELAEIHCSSCHAFVAPSFLSKTIWTEDVLPAMGHRLGIYKGTKQPDNIFGPPENRAIIEKAHVFPEKAVLAKEDWDKIVSYYTENAPHADETPSRNNPIKIGLKHFKYKEANFANRPAITVLVKILPESRGLVFGDGKKRRNVLTFLDTKLAHQRTIPLEHTPVHYREELGAAYLATIGRNFYPNDLSHGAVQKIDFNKNDHSTPLISNLQRPVSMEYGDLNDDGLEDIVACEFGDLTGKLVWYENKGNDTYEARILNNKPGAIKAIIKDSNGDGLNDIFALMGQGDEGIFYYENQGNGKFKEKRLLSFLPLNGSQYMELADFNNDGYDDIMYVCGDNADKTPILKAYHGVYIFLNDGKFNFLQSYFYHQNGAYKAIPRDYDQDGDLDIASISYFPDYLDNPQESFVYLENKGNLRFNALSFPEASKGRWMVMDAEDIDGDGDIDIALGSNVQFLAQGDTTGLSKKWLTESPSVIVLENTLK; encoded by the coding sequence ATGGCAGGAAATAAAATAAGTCTTAAAACAGGTTTTAAAAGGCACTTAGTCTTAATCATTGCTTTTATGCCTTTGTTTTTTTCTTGTGTAAATGACGAAGATGAGACAGAGAAGCCTGGAACTGAAATAGCCCCAACAGGTTTTTCTGGAAAGGAATTGGCAGAGATACACTGCAGCAGTTGCCATGCTTTTGTCGCTCCCAGCTTCTTGTCAAAAACTATTTGGACGGAAGATGTACTTCCTGCCATGGGGCATAGGTTGGGTATTTACAAAGGAACCAAGCAACCCGACAATATTTTTGGACCACCGGAAAACAGAGCAATCATTGAGAAAGCACATGTTTTTCCTGAAAAAGCTGTCCTTGCTAAAGAAGATTGGGATAAAATAGTTTCCTATTACACGGAAAATGCACCACATGCTGATGAGACGCCGAGTCGCAATAATCCTATAAAAATCGGTTTAAAACACTTTAAGTACAAAGAAGCAAACTTTGCCAATCGCCCTGCGATTACTGTGTTGGTTAAAATATTACCTGAGAGTAGAGGACTAGTTTTTGGCGATGGAAAAAAGAGGAGAAACGTGTTAACTTTTCTGGATACAAAATTAGCACACCAACGGACTATTCCCTTGGAGCATACTCCTGTTCATTACCGAGAAGAATTAGGTGCAGCATATTTAGCTACCATAGGCAGAAACTTTTATCCAAATGATTTGAGTCATGGTGCCGTTCAGAAAATTGATTTCAACAAAAACGACCATAGCACTCCACTAATTTCCAACTTACAACGTCCCGTCTCCATGGAATACGGTGACCTGAATGATGATGGTCTTGAGGATATCGTAGCCTGTGAATTTGGCGATTTAACAGGGAAGCTCGTTTGGTATGAAAATAAAGGGAATGACACGTATGAAGCTAGAATTTTAAATAATAAACCAGGTGCCATAAAAGCAATTATTAAAGATTCTAATGGAGATGGCTTGAACGATATATTTGCACTGATGGGCCAAGGAGATGAAGGTATTTTCTATTATGAAAACCAAGGTAATGGCAAGTTCAAGGAAAAAAGGCTGCTGTCTTTTCTACCACTAAATGGTTCACAATATATGGAGCTGGCAGATTTTAATAATGACGGTTATGATGATATCATGTATGTATGTGGAGATAATGCTGACAAAACGCCAATTCTAAAGGCATATCATGGGGTATATATTTTTCTAAATGATGGGAAATTCAATTTTCTTCAAAGCTATTTCTATCATCAAAATGGTGCTTATAAAGCCATACCTAGAGATTATGACCAAGACGGTGATTTAGATATCGCATCAATTTCTTATTTTCCAGATTATCTTGATAATCCTCAGGAGAGCTTTGTGTATTTAGAAAACAAAGGAAATTTAAGGTTTAATGCCCTTTCATTTCCTGAAGCATCTAAAGGAAGATGGATGGTTATGGATGCCGAAGACATTGATGGCGATGGTGATATTGACATAGCACTGGGTTCTAATGTTCAGTTTCTTGCCCAAGGCGATACCACCGGACTCAGTAAAAAATGGCTGACTGAAAGTCCGTCCGTCATAGTTTTAGAAAATACCTTGAAGTAA
- a CDS encoding SulP family inorganic anion transporter: MKNLFSNLKSDLPSSVVVFFVALPLCLGIALASGAPLFSGLIAGIVGGIVVGGLSGSKLGVSGPAAGLAAIVLTAIGSLGGYENFLVAVVLGGVIQLIFGFLKAGVIGHYFPSSVIKGMLTGIGIIIILKQIPNFFGYDEASAWDLEFFEIDGGNTFSELFTMLGNIHPGAALVGVISLFILIFWDGVLSKKAKIFQTIPGPFVAVAAGILFYVLTKGSEIFSIGGKHMVSVPIPKDAASFLGQFSFPNFSAIMDHQIWVVAFTIALVASIETLLSVEATDKLDPHKNVTPTNRELLAQGTGNIISGLIGGLPITQVIVRSSANIQSGGRTKMSAILHGFLLLISVIIIPGLLNMIPLSVLAAILLVVGYKLAKPALFKQMYNLGWNQFVPFVVTLAGIVFTDLLFGIGLGLAVGVIVILYKSYQNSHFLHKEENNKGEKIKMTFAEEVTFFNKGAILHELEHIPRNSHLELNVKQTKYLDYDIVEILEDFIIKAKERDITIELVQTKGTIENPSSFMDLYTSRRKPGNKKSIK, from the coding sequence ATGAAGAATCTTTTCTCAAACTTAAAAAGCGATTTACCATCAAGTGTGGTCGTGTTTTTTGTAGCTCTACCGCTTTGTCTTGGCATAGCACTTGCCAGTGGGGCTCCTCTTTTCTCTGGTCTTATCGCTGGTATAGTAGGTGGTATAGTGGTAGGTGGTCTGAGTGGTTCCAAACTAGGAGTAAGTGGGCCAGCCGCCGGATTAGCTGCTATAGTGCTTACAGCTATTGGTAGCTTAGGCGGTTACGAGAATTTTCTGGTGGCGGTAGTTCTTGGTGGTGTAATTCAATTAATATTTGGTTTCCTTAAAGCAGGTGTAATAGGGCATTATTTCCCTTCATCCGTTATTAAAGGAATGCTTACAGGAATTGGTATCATCATCATTCTAAAGCAAATTCCTAATTTCTTCGGATATGACGAAGCTTCGGCTTGGGACCTTGAGTTTTTTGAAATTGACGGTGGTAACACCTTTTCAGAACTATTTACCATGCTGGGTAATATACATCCTGGAGCTGCTTTAGTGGGTGTTATAAGTTTATTTATTCTAATCTTTTGGGATGGCGTTCTAAGTAAAAAAGCTAAAATATTTCAAACAATACCCGGTCCGTTTGTAGCTGTAGCGGCAGGTATTCTCTTTTATGTTTTAACTAAAGGTAGCGAAATATTCTCTATAGGAGGAAAACACATGGTAAGTGTTCCAATTCCTAAGGATGCGGCTTCATTTTTAGGGCAATTTAGTTTTCCAAACTTTTCCGCCATTATGGACCATCAGATTTGGGTGGTTGCGTTTACCATTGCTCTTGTGGCAAGTATAGAAACGCTATTAAGTGTGGAAGCTACGGACAAATTAGACCCACACAAAAATGTAACACCTACGAACAGAGAGCTTTTGGCTCAAGGTACAGGAAATATTATATCTGGTTTAATTGGTGGATTGCCTATAACTCAGGTGATTGTGCGTAGTTCTGCCAACATTCAATCTGGAGGAAGAACCAAAATGTCGGCTATTCTTCATGGTTTTTTATTACTTATATCTGTAATAATCATCCCTGGACTGCTAAACATGATTCCGCTCTCAGTGTTAGCTGCCATACTTTTGGTGGTAGGGTATAAACTCGCTAAGCCTGCCTTGTTTAAACAAATGTATAATCTAGGTTGGAATCAATTCGTGCCTTTTGTAGTAACTCTGGCTGGAATAGTATTTACAGATTTGCTTTTCGGTATCGGTTTAGGTTTAGCCGTTGGTGTTATCGTTATCCTTTATAAAAGCTACCAAAATTCACATTTCTTACATAAAGAAGAAAACAATAAAGGTGAAAAAATCAAGATGACTTTTGCAGAAGAAGTTACTTTTTTTAACAAAGGAGCTATACTGCATGAACTGGAACATATACCTCGCAATTCGCATTTAGAACTAAATGTTAAACAAACTAAGTACCTAGACTATGATATCGTAGAGATATTAGAAGATTTTATTATTAAAGCAAAAGAAAGAGATATAACAATTGAGTTAGTTCAAACAAAAGGGACTATTGAAAATCCTTCAAGCTTTATGGATCTTTATACGTCTAGAAGAAAACCAGGTAATAAAAAGAGCATAAAATAA
- a CDS encoding TetR/AcrR family transcriptional regulator, with protein MSVEIKISLNEGLYLKEPQDSKLGRNIIQYSIVMIEEFGFESFTFKKLAQKINSTEASIYRYFENKHLLLIYLVNWYWEWVSYLISINTLNIDDPRKRLKIIIHSFVSAFKENPNVEYVNESKLHNIVISEGVKAYRTKEVDEENSKGFFSGYKNLTNTVSQVISEINPNFKYPLALAANLFEMSNDHIYFANHLPRLTDISVQENDFHEVETMMNYFAEKLLAE; from the coding sequence ATGAGCGTAGAAATAAAAATATCGTTGAATGAGGGCTTGTACCTCAAAGAACCTCAGGACTCTAAACTTGGAAGAAATATCATACAATATAGTATAGTAATGATAGAAGAGTTTGGTTTTGAGTCTTTTACTTTTAAGAAATTGGCTCAAAAGATAAACTCCACAGAGGCTTCTATTTATCGATATTTTGAGAATAAGCACCTCCTCTTAATCTATCTGGTTAATTGGTACTGGGAGTGGGTAAGTTATCTTATAAGTATAAACACGCTTAACATAGATGACCCTAGAAAAAGATTAAAGATCATAATCCATTCCTTTGTTTCTGCTTTCAAAGAAAACCCCAATGTAGAATATGTGAATGAAAGCAAACTGCATAACATTGTAATTTCCGAAGGTGTGAAAGCTTATCGTACTAAAGAGGTGGATGAGGAAAACTCAAAAGGTTTTTTTAGTGGTTATAAAAACTTAACAAATACGGTTTCACAGGTAATCTCGGAGATTAACCCAAACTTCAAATACCCTTTAGCATTAGCCGCGAACCTGTTTGAGATGTCCAACGACCACATTTATTTTGCCAATCACCTTCCGAGACTTACAGATATCTCTGTTCAAGAAAATGATTTCCATGAGGTGGAAACCATGATGAATTACTTTGCGGAGAAATTGCTAGCCGAATAG